From a single Sus scrofa isolate TJ Tabasco breed Duroc chromosome 13, Sscrofa11.1, whole genome shotgun sequence genomic region:
- the RWDD2B gene encoding RWD domain-containing protein 2B isoform X1 translates to MASETYRYPKMTEIEQAEAQLSELDLLASMFPGENELIVNDQLALAELKDCIEKRTMEGRSSKVYFTINMNLDISEEAMVTFSLACILPFKYPAVLPEITVRSVLLSRSQQAQLNTDLTTYLQKNCLGDVCILNAAEWVREHASGYVSKDTTPAPTPGSTGQPVDLILTRLWVYSHHIYNKCKRKNILEWAKELSLSGFSMPGKPGVVCVEGPQSACEEFWSRLRKLNWKRILIRHREDIPFDGTNEEMERQRKFAVFEEKVFSVNGARGNHMDFGQLYQFLSAKGCGDVFQMFFGVEGQ, encoded by the exons ATGGCTTCAG AAACTTACAGATATCCCAAAATGACTGAGATTGAACAGGCAGAGGCCCAGCTCTCTGAGTTAGACCTGCTGGCCAGTATGTTCCCTGGCGAGAATGAGCTCATAGTGAATGACCAGCTGGCTTTAGCAGAACTGAAAGACTGTATTGAAAAGAGGACAATGGAAGGACGATCTTCAAAAGTTTACTTTACAATCAATATGAACCTGGATATATCTGAGGAAGCAATG gtgacATTTTCTCTGGCGTGTATACTTCCCTTTAAATACCCTGCAGTTCTGCCTGAAATTACTGTCAG ATCAGTATTATTAAGTAGATCCCAGCAGGCTCAGCTGAATACAGATCTGACCACATACCTACAGAAGAACTGTCTCGGGGATGTCTGTATTTTGAATGCCGCTGAGTGGGTTAGAGAACACGCTTCTGGCTATGTCAGCAAAGACACCACACCTGCCCCCACTCCAGGAAGTACAGGCCAGCCAGTTGACCTCATTCTCACGAGACTGTGGGTCTACAGCCATCACATCTACAACAAATGCAAGAGAAAGAATATTCTAGAGTGGGCAAAGGAGCTTTCCCTGTCTGGGTTTAGCATGCCTGGGAAGCCTGGTGTTGTTTGTGTGGAAGGCCCACAAAGTGCCTGTGAAGAATTCTGGTCCAG ACTCAGAAAATTAAACTGGAAGAGAATTTTAATTCGCCATCGAGAAGACATTCCTTTCGATggtacaaatgaggaaatggagagacagagaaaatttgCAGTTTTTGAAGAAAAAGTGTTCAGTGTTAATGGAGCCAGAGGAAACCACATGGACTTTGGTCAGCTGTATCAGTTTTTGAGTGCCAAAGGATGCGGGGATGTTTTCCAGATGTTCTTTGGCGTGGAAGGACAGTGA
- the RWDD2B gene encoding RWD domain-containing protein 2B isoform X2, with translation MTEIEQAEAQLSELDLLASMFPGENELIVNDQLALAELKDCIEKRTMEGRSSKVYFTINMNLDISEEAMVTFSLACILPFKYPAVLPEITVRSVLLSRSQQAQLNTDLTTYLQKNCLGDVCILNAAEWVREHASGYVSKDTTPAPTPGSTGQPVDLILTRLWVYSHHIYNKCKRKNILEWAKELSLSGFSMPGKPGVVCVEGPQSACEEFWSRLRKLNWKRILIRHREDIPFDGTNEEMERQRKFAVFEEKVFSVNGARGNHMDFGQLYQFLSAKGCGDVFQMFFGVEGQ, from the exons ATGACTGAGATTGAACAGGCAGAGGCCCAGCTCTCTGAGTTAGACCTGCTGGCCAGTATGTTCCCTGGCGAGAATGAGCTCATAGTGAATGACCAGCTGGCTTTAGCAGAACTGAAAGACTGTATTGAAAAGAGGACAATGGAAGGACGATCTTCAAAAGTTTACTTTACAATCAATATGAACCTGGATATATCTGAGGAAGCAATG gtgacATTTTCTCTGGCGTGTATACTTCCCTTTAAATACCCTGCAGTTCTGCCTGAAATTACTGTCAG ATCAGTATTATTAAGTAGATCCCAGCAGGCTCAGCTGAATACAGATCTGACCACATACCTACAGAAGAACTGTCTCGGGGATGTCTGTATTTTGAATGCCGCTGAGTGGGTTAGAGAACACGCTTCTGGCTATGTCAGCAAAGACACCACACCTGCCCCCACTCCAGGAAGTACAGGCCAGCCAGTTGACCTCATTCTCACGAGACTGTGGGTCTACAGCCATCACATCTACAACAAATGCAAGAGAAAGAATATTCTAGAGTGGGCAAAGGAGCTTTCCCTGTCTGGGTTTAGCATGCCTGGGAAGCCTGGTGTTGTTTGTGTGGAAGGCCCACAAAGTGCCTGTGAAGAATTCTGGTCCAG ACTCAGAAAATTAAACTGGAAGAGAATTTTAATTCGCCATCGAGAAGACATTCCTTTCGATggtacaaatgaggaaatggagagacagagaaaatttgCAGTTTTTGAAGAAAAAGTGTTCAGTGTTAATGGAGCCAGAGGAAACCACATGGACTTTGGTCAGCTGTATCAGTTTTTGAGTGCCAAAGGATGCGGGGATGTTTTCCAGATGTTCTTTGGCGTGGAAGGACAGTGA